The following is a genomic window from Micrococcus cohnii.
GCCTACGAGTCCCCGGACGGCGGGTACCGCGTGCTGGTGGACCGGATGTGGCCGCGCGGCGTGGCGAAGGCTGACGCTGAGCTCGACGAGCGGTGCCAGGACGTCGCGCCCTCGGCCGACCTGCGCCGCTGGTTCGACCACGACCCCGCAAAATGGGCCGAGTTCCGCCGCCGATACCGACACGAGCTCTCCCTGGACGCGGCCGACGCCGAGGACGGGGCGCCCAGCCGGGACGCGGCCGAGGACCTGCTCGAACGGTGGCGTCGCAGTGGCGAGCAGGAGCTGGTGCTGGTCTACGGGACCAAAGACGAAGACCACAACCACGCGCTCGTGCTCGCAGAGGCACTCGAGGCGCTGCGCTGAGCGCCTTCGGGTGAACGCAGCGCGAGGGTGGGTTAACGTCTGGGGTGTGACCGAGACCATGAACTCTGCTCCGCATCCGTCCGCTGCCCCACGCCGTGCCGTCGTCACGGGTGCCAGCGCCGGCATCGGGCGGGCGACCGCGCTCGAGCTGGCTCGGCGCGGTTGGCACGTCTACGCCGTGGGGCGGCGGAGCGAGCGCCTCGACGAGCTCGCCGCCCAGACCGCCGACGAACAGGCGCCCGGCGCCGTCGTGCCCGCACCGCTCGACGTCACGGACGCCGCGGCGGTCGAAGCGCTCGCCGGCCGCGTGGCCGCCGAAGGCGGCGTCGACGCGCTCGTGAACATCGCCGGCGGAGCCCGAGGCACCGAGCACGTCGCGGCCGGGGACACCGAGAACTGGGAGTGGATGTACCGCGCGAACGTCCTGGGCACCCTGACGATGTGCCGGGCGTTCCTGCCCATGCTGCGCGCGCACGGCCGGGGCAGCGTACTCAACCTGACCTCGACCGCGGCCATCGTCGCCTACGAGGGAGGCGCCGGGTACAACGCGGCCAAGATGGGCCAGCACGGACTCACCGCCGCGCTGTGCCTGGAGGAGGCCGAGCACGATGTCCGGGTGATCGAGGTGCTGCCCGGCATGGTCCACACCGAGGAGTTCTCGCTGCGCCGGCTCGGCGGGGACGCGGCCGCCGCCGACAAGGTCTACGCGGGCGTTGAGAAGCCGCTCACGGCCGAGGACGTCGCCGAGGTGTGCGTCCATGCGCTCGAGCTGCCGCACCACGTGAACCTGGACCAGATCGTGATGCGGCCGCTCGCCCAGGCAGCCCAGCACAAGGTGATCCGGCGCTGAGCCGACGATCGACGAGACGACACAGAGGAGCGCTTTGACGACCACCCCGGACAGGACGGCGCACACACGCGAGGCTGCGGACACCGCCGACGTCCCCGCGCAGCTGCGACGGGCCACCGCACGGACGCGTCAGCAGAGGCGGCGACGCGAGCACGAACGGCGCATCACCGACCCGCGTGGCCGGCTGGGCGTCGCCGTGCTCACCGGCCTCGGATACGGCGCCCTCTCCGTGCTCCCGATCGGCCGGCTTTCCCATGGCCGCACCGCGATGAGCGTGGGCGGGTCTGTGGCGGGGCTCTTCGGTGTGGGCGTGGTCAGGTCCCTCAGTCGGGCCCCCGAGCTCTCCTGCAGCGAGCGGTGGCGGCGCGGCGGCACGGGCCTGAGCGTCGGCGGCGCGCTGGGCGCCTTTGTCGGTGCGTCGACCTGGTGCTCGCTGAGGACCGACGCCTGGCTCGAGCGCACCGCGCTTCGTCTCGGCGCCCGACGCCCCCGGCTCTGGGTCGGTGCCCTCGGCGGGGTGCTGGCCGCCGCGACGGACTTCGTCGAGCGCACACCCCGTCCCGTCGATGACGATCAGGACGCGGCCTCGGCAGATGAACCCGCTCGGAGCCGAGCGAGGGCATCCACTACACTGTGGGACACAGGCGTGGACCCGGCCATCACCGGTGAGCCTCCGGAAGAACAGGCAGCGCCTCAGTAGACCCGGACGGGGGAGCCCGTCACAGCTCTCATGAAGCGGTCGTCCGGCGCTTCCCCGACGTGCACGGCGGCAAGCAAGGTGGTACCGCGCCGCGGCAGGCCCCCGGGTCTGTCCAGCAGCGTCCTTGCAGGAATCGATGGAGCCCTCGACCGCTAGGAACCGCCGTGTACCCCCTCGCCTCGTCCGACCCCGCCGGCCGCACGCCCGCCTCCCCGCGCTTCCCCGAGATCGAGGAGCGCATCCTGAAGTACTGGGACGAGGACGGCACCTTCCAAGCGTCGGTCGACGCCCGCCCCACCCACCACGAGGATGGCACCCCCAACGAGTTCGTCTTCTACGACGGACCGCCCTTCGCCAACGGTCTGCCGCACTACGGCCACTTGCTGACCGGCTACGTCAAGGACCTCGTCGCCCGGTACCAGACCCAGCAGGGTCGTCGCGTGGAGCGCCGCTTCGGCTGGGACACCCACGGTCTGCCGGCCGAGCTCGAGGCGATGAAACAGCTGGGCATGACCGACAAGGCCCAGATCGAGCAGATGGGCATCGACCGGTTCAACGAGGCGTGCCGCACCTCCGTGCTCAAGTACACGCACGAGTGGCAGGACTACGTCACCCGCCAGGCCCGCTGGGTGGACTTCGACAACGACTACAAGACCCTCACCTCGGACTACATGGAGTCCGTCCTGTGGGCCTTCTCGGCCCTGCACGAGAAGGGCCTGACCTACCGGGGCTTCCGTGTCCTTCCGTACTGCTGGAAGGACGAGACCCCGCTGTCCAATCACGAACTGCGCATGGACGACGACGTCTACCAGCAGCGCCAGGACCCCTCGGTCACCGTCGCCTTCCCGTTCACCGGGCGGGTGCACGAATCCGGCGGCGCGACCGCCGAGACCGCCCAGGCCCTCGCCGGCGTGCACGCGCTGGCCTGGACGACCACCCCGTGGACCCTGCCGACGAACCTCGCGCTCGCCGTCGGCCCCGAGATCCGTTATGTCGTGGTGCCCGCCGGCCCCGACGGGGCGTCCATGGGCGAGGACGGCGCGCGCTTCCTGCTCGCCGAGGACCTGCTCGCCGCGCACGTGAAGGATCTGGGGCACCCCGATGTGGAGTCCGCGCGTGCCGCCGTCGTCGCCACCTACACCGGGGCCGAACTGGCCGGACTGCGCTACGAGCCGCTGTTCACCTACTTCGCCGACGCCGAAGAGTACGGCACCCAGCACGCCTGGCAGATCCTCGTCGACGATTACGTCTCCACCGAGGACGGCACCGGCGTCGTCCACCAGGCTCCCGCCTACGGCGAGGACGACCAGCGCGTCTGCGAGGCCGCCGGCATCCCCGTCGTGCTCTCCGTGGACGACGGTGCGAGGTTCCTGCCCCTGTTCGGTCGGCCCGAGAACGGCGAGGGCAAGCTCGTCGAGATCGCCGGGGTGCAGGCGTTCGAGGCGAACATGACGATCGTGCGGGCCCTGCGGGCCGATGACCGCGTCTTCCGGGAGGCCTCCTACGAGCACTCCTACCCGCACTGCTGGCGGTGCCGCACGCCGCTGATCTACCGGGCCATCACGTCCTGGTACGTCTCGGTCACCGAGTTCAAGAACCGGATGCTCGAGTTGAACGAGGACATCACCTGGATCCCGGGCAACGTGAAGCACGGCCAGTTCGGCAAGTGGCTCGAGAACGCGCGCGACTGGTCGATCTCCCGCAACCGTTACTGGGGCACGCCGATTCCGGTCTGGGAGTCCGACCACCCGGACTTCCCCCGTCGGGAGGTCTATGGCTCGCTCGCCGAACTCGAGGAGGCCTTCGGGCGCCTGCCGGTCAACGCCGAGGGTGAGGTGGATCTGCACCGCCCGTGGATCGACGAGCTCACCCGTGCGCATCCGGATCCGGAGGCCGCCGCGGCCGGGGCCGTCATGCGCCGCGTCGAGGACGTGCTCGACGTGTGGTTCGACTCCGGCTCGATGCCGTACTCCCAGGTGCACTATCCGTTCGCGAATAAGGAGTGGTTCGACACCCACGCCCCGGCGGACTTCATCGTCGAGTACATCGGCCAGACGCGCGGCTGGTTCTACACGCTGCACATCCTCTCCACCGCCCTGTTCGACCGACCGGCCTTCTCGAACGTCATCAGCCACGGGATCGTCCTGGGCTCGGACGGACAGAAGATGTCCAAGTCGCTGCGCAACTACCCGGACGTCTCCGAGGTGCTCGACCGCGACGGCTCGGACGCGATGCGCTGGTTCCTGATGTCCAGCCCCATCCTGCGCGGCGGCAACCTGATCGTCACCGAGGAGGGCATCCGTGAGGGCGTCCGCCAGGTGCTGCTGCCGGCCTGGAACGCGTACCACTTCTTCACCCTGTACGCGAACACCGCGACGGCCGGCGGCGCCCGCCCCGAGGGGTACACGGCACGGACCCGGCACAGCGCCGAGGACCCGCTCGATCAGTACCTGCTGGCCACCACCGGCCGCATGCTGCGCGAGGTCAAGAGCTCCCTGGACGCCTACGAGGTCTCCGACGCCGCCGAGGCGTTGCGCCGCTACATGGACACGCTGACGAACTGGTACATCCGGCGCTCCCGCCAGCGGTTCTATGCCGAAGACGAAGCGGCCATGGACGTGCTGTACACGGCTCTCGAGGCGTTTGCCCGGGCCGGGGCACCGCTGATGCCGCTGATCGCCGAGGAGATCTGGCGCGGGCTCACCGGCGGCCGCTCGGTGCACCTGACTGACTACCCCGACGCGGACCTGTTCCCGCACGGGCCGCAGGCCGATGCGCTGCTCGAGCGCATGGACACGGTGCGCACGATCGCCTCCGTCGGCTCCTCGCTGCGCAAGGCCGCTCACCGCCGCGTGCGGCTGCCTCTGGCCGGCATGTCGGTCGTGGTGCCCGACGCGCAGGCGCTCGCCGGCACCTATGAGCGGATCATCGCCGACGAGCTGAACCTGAAGTCGGTGCAGCTGACCGAGCTGACGCCGGAGGCGGTGGCCGAGTACGGCATCGGCACGCAGGTGAAGCTGAACTTCCGGGCCCTGGGCAAGGCGTTCGGCAAACAGGTGCCGCTGATCAAGAAGGCTATCGACGCCGGCGAGCACAGCGAGACCGAGGCCGGCCTGCAGGTGCGCCTGGCCGACGGCGACACCGTCGTGCTCGACCCGGAGCTGTACGACGTGCACACCATTTCCAGCGGTGCGCCCGAGGGGACCGCCGTGGGCGTGCTGCCCGGCTCCGGGTTCCTCGTGCTGGACACCGAGGTGTCCGAGGAGCTCGCGGCCGAGGGCGTTGCCCGCGACGTGATCCGGGCGGTGCAGTCCGCACGCAAGGACGCCGGCCTGGATGTGTCCGACCGCATCCGAGCACACATCGCGACCTCGGGCCCCGTCGCTGAGGCCCTCGCCGCGCACACCGGGCTCATCGCTGCGGAGACCCTCGCCGACGCCGTCGAGGTCGTCGACGACGGCCGACCGGACGCCCGAGGCGACCTCGCCGACGACGCGAGCCGCGCGGTCACCGTGCGCGTCGAGGCCTCCGGCGCGGTCCAGGCCGAGGACGCGGAGGTGGACGCATGAGCGGGCCGGAGATGATCGACCCGTCGCAGGGCCACGTGGGCGCGCCGACCGACGTCGCGGGCGTCTACCGCGACCTGCTCGCCCGTGCCCCGGAGAACCGCATGGAGCCGCGCATGGAGCCGATGTGCCGGGTCCTGTCGCTGCTGGGGGAGCCGCAGCACGCGGCCCCGGTGATCCACCTGACCGGCACGAACGGCAAGACGTCGACGGCTCGCATGATCGAGGCGGTGCTGCGCAGTTACGGCCTGCGGACGGGCCGCTACACCTCGCCGCACCTGGAGCAGGTGACCGAGCGCATCAGCATCGACGGCGAACCGGTCTCGGAGGAGACGTTCGTGCGCATCTGGGCGGAGATCCTGCCGATGATCGAGGTCGTCGACGCCCAGCTCGAGGCCGACGGGCAGCCGCGTCTGACCTACTTCGAGGCCCTGACGACCCTCGCGTTCGCGGTCTTCGCGGACGAGCCGGTCGAAGTGCTCGTGCTCGAGGTCGGCCTCGGCGGCGTCACCGACGCGACGAACGTCGCCGACGCTGCGGTCAGCGTCGTCACCCCGATCTCCCTGGACCACACGGAGCTGCTGGGCGACACCGAGGCGCAGATCGCCGAGGAGAAAGCCGGGATCATCAAGCCCGGTGGCTTCCTCGTCTCGGCGGCACAGCAGACGGACGCCGCGCAGGTGCTGCTCGACGCGGCCCGCGCGGCGGACGTGCCGTTCCGGTTCCAGGGCGTCGAGTTCGGCGTCACCGGCCGCTCGCTGGCGGTCGGCGGACAGCAGATCTCGGTGCAGGGCTTGGCCGCGCACTACGACGAGCTAACGCTGCCGCTCTACGGTGAGCACCAGGCCCAGAACGCGGCGGTGGCGATCGCCGCGCTCGAGGCGTTCCTGGGCGGAGGCGAGCGTGAGCTCGAGATTGAGCTGCTGCGGGAGGGGCTGGCCCAGGTCGCCTCGCCGGGCCGGCTCGAGGTGCTGCGCACCGCGCCGACGGTGATCGTCGACGCCGCGCACAACCCCGACGGCGTGCGCGTGGCGGCGGAAGCCGTGAAGGAGTCGTTCGGGTTCACGCGACTGAGCCTTGTGGTCGGCGTTCTGGCCGAGAAGGACGCCCGGGGCATGCTCGCCGCGCTCTACCGCGAGTTCGGCGACCTTGTCGACGACGTCGCGCTCACCCAGTCCACGTCGCCGCGGGCGATCCCGGCGGGGGAGTTGGCCGCGCTCACCATCGACGCGGGCTGGCCGGAGGACGACGTCCACGCCACCGAGTCCGTCCCCGATGCGATCGAATGGGCGGTCAGCCGTGCCGAGTCCGTCGAGAACTCGGCTGATGCGCTGGCCTCCGGCACCGGCGGTGGCGTGCTCGTCATCGGCTCGATCACCCTGGCCGCCGACGTGCGTCAGCTGCTCGGTGCGCCGGCCGCGCCCGGCCCCGTGACGGTTGCCGCGCGCGGCGTCGACCCGGCGGATCTGCTCGGGGCGATCGGCGACGACGAGGACGATGACATCGACCAGGACGTGCTGGACACCCTGGATGACGATCCGGAGGTCGGACGATGAGCGAGCAGCAGAGCCGCCGGGACGCGCCGACGGGACCGACGAGCTTCGGAGCGGAGCCGTGGCGTCCGGCCCGCGAGACGAAGGCGCAGCGGCAGTGGCGGCCCGGCAGGCGCAGACTGCGCCGCTCGATCCAGGCCACCTTCTGCTCCTCGGTGCTGTGCCTGCAGGCGATCGTGCTGTTCTTCGTCGGCATGACGCTGTTCGGTCTGCACCGCGGCGAGCCCTCGGCCCCGTGGTTCCTGGCCGGATACACGGCCCTGGCCGTGATCGCCGTTCTGGCGTGCGCCGTGATTCGTCGTCCGCTCGGCATGGCGATCGGCTGGGGTGTGCAGGTGGTGATGATCTGCTCCGCGTGGTTCGAGTACTCGCTGTTCGTGATCGGCCCGCTGTTCGCTCTCACCTGGTGGTACGCCGTGGCGAAGGGTCGCGCGATGGATCAGGAGAACAAGCGCCGCGAGCGGCTCGAAGCCGAGTGGGATGCGGCTCACGGTTACACGGGCCCGGACGGCTACACCGGGCCGCAGGACGGCCAGTAGTCTGGCCGAGACAGGCGAGGCCCGGCCGCCGACCGTGGTGCCCTGGGCCCGACACACATCCGGCGGACGCGCGCCCGACAGCGGGCCGTTCCGGCCGAGAAGGAGGAACCGGACCATGACCCAGAACCGTGAGCAGACCCTCGTCCTCGTGAAGCCCGACGGCGTGCAGCGTGGCCTGACCGGACAGATCCTGGCGCGCATCGAGGCCAAGGGCTATGTCGTCGAGGACCTGAAGATGATCGTGCCCACCCGGGAAATGCTCACGCAGCATTACGCGGAGCACGAGGGCAAGCCGTTCTTCGAGCCGCTCGTCGAGTTCATGTCCTCCGGCCCGGTCGTCGCGGCCCGCGTCAGCGGCGACCGAGTTATCGAGGGCTTCCGCTCGCTGGCCGGGTCGACCGAGCCGACGACCGCCGCCCCGGGCACCATTCGCGGCGACCTCGGCCGCGACTGGGGCGAGAAGGTGCAGAAGAACCTCGTGCATGGTTCGGACTCGACGGAGTCGGCCGAGCGCGAGCTCGGCATCTGGTTCGGCTGATCGGGGCACGCCCCAGAGCCTGAGAGGGCCCGTCACCTCAGATGGTGACGGGCCCTCTCACTGTCGGTCTGAGCCGAGTGAATGCTGCGGGGTCACAGGCCCAGCATGCCGGGGCCGAACCGCAGCAGCAGCGAGACGAACACGATCGCCCAGGCCAGCACGATCGCTGGCCACGTCAGGTCTCGAACGAGCGTCCGCACCCGCGGCGACGCGGGCAGAACACCGTGTTGGAGATTGCGCGAGGTGGTGAGGAACAGCTGCAGGATCACCATCGCCCAGACGATCATGCAGTACAGGCAGAGCGTGGTGATCTGGTACACGGCCGCGTAGTAGAGCCAGGCGCAGAAGGCCAGCCCGAGCACCATCACGGCGTTCATCGTCAGCCAGTACCACCGGGCGAACCGGGCGCCGGCGAACAGGGACATGGCCACGCAGATCAGGATCGAGAACGCCACGACCCCGATGTACGTGTTCGGGAAGCCGAAGGTCTGCGCCTGCCACGACTGCATGACCCGGCCGCAGGACATCCACGGATTGAAGTCGCAGCTGGTGCGGTGGCTCGGATCCTCCGAGAGGATCGCGCGCTCGACGATGATCGCGAACGTCGCGGCGATCGAGATGAGTGAGCTGACCAGCAGCAGGGCCGCGTAGGGGACGCGTCGGACGCTCGCGCCGGGCGAGGCGGCGGGGGCAGAAGATGTCATGGGCCGCAGTCTAAGCGGGTGTGAGAGGATGAACGCGGTCTCGGCCCAGCCACACTGGGTGCGCGACCCGCCGATGCGCCCGCCTGGCCGACACTCCCGGCCGCGCGCACGGCGGTTCCGGGCCTCGCCGTCGCAACGTCGGCGGCCCCAACGCCCGGTTCAGCACAGGACTTGATTTGTGTCCGCCGCGTGGGCGGCGCACCCCGCCCGGTCTCCGGCAGGAGCCCGGGCGGGGGCAACGCGCGTCCCACGTTCGGACGGACCCGGACGTCGGCCGGCGACGAGTGTGGCGTCGCCCGTCGGCAGGAGGTGCTGCAATGGCAGCGGAGAACAGCAACGACCCGGCCGTGGCGGTCGATCCGACGGATCCGTTCGCGGTCCCCGAGAGCATCATGGAGACGCTGGCGGTCCCCGCTGAGCGGTCCTCTGCATCGGGGCAGGAGGCCGACGAGCACACCGACACTGCCGACGGCGACGGCGACGAGGACAACGGCGACTCTGCCGGGCGCGGACGCCGCCGTCGGCGCGGACGTGGGCGGGGCCGCTCCTCCCGAGGGGCTCGGCGCGGCGAGGACCAGGGCGAGGACGACGGCGACGAGGACGTCGCCCCGTCGGAACGGGACGACGCCGAGGAGGACACCGCTGAGCAGGGCGAGGACGCATCGGGTGACACCGTGCGGCGCCGTCGCCGCCGTCGCCGTCGCGGCTCGGAGGACATGGACCTGGTCGGCGGTGACGAGGGCGACCCGGAGGACACCGTCACCCGCGTGCGCTCACGTCGTCAGAAGCAGTCCGGGCCGGCGACCGTGCAGGGCGTCAAGGGCTCGACCCGGCTCGAGGCCAAACGCCAGCGCCGTCGCGAGTCGCGGGCGGGCGGTCGTCGTCGGCACGTGATCACGGAGGCCGAGTTCCTGGCCCGCCGCGAGTCCGTCGATCGCAAGATGCTCGTGCGTCAGCGCGACAAGCGCATCCAGATCGCCGTGCTCGAAGACGGCGTACTCGCCGAGCACTTCGTCTCGCACACCACGCAGGACTCGCTGATCGGCAACGTCTACCTGGGCAAGGTGCAGAACGTGCTGCCGTCGATGGAGGCCGCGTTCGTGGACATCGGGCGTGGCCGCAATGCCGTGCTGTACGCCGGTGAGGTCGACTGGGACGCCGCGAAGCTCGAGGGCAAGCCGAAGAAGATCGAGAACGCCCTGAAGTCCGGGGACAGCGTCCTCGTGCAGGTCACCAAGGACCCCGTCGGTCACAAGGGGGCCCGCCTGACCAGCCAGATCTCGCTGCCCGGCCGGTACCTCGTGTACGTGCCCGGCGGCTCCATGACGGGCATCTCCCGCAAGCTGCCCGACGTCGAGCGTTCACGTCTGAAGAAGGTCCTCAAGGACCACCTGCCGCAGGACGCCGGGGTCATCGTGCGCACGGCCGCGGAGGGCACCTCCGAGCAGGAGCTGATGAACGACATCAACCGTCTGCGCGTGCAGTGGGAGGGAATCCAGGAGAAGGCCCACTCCACCACGGTGCTCGCGCCGGAGCTGCTGTACGCCGAGCCGGACCTGACGATCAAAACGGTCCGTGACGTGTTCAACGAGGACTTCTCCGCGATGCTCGTGCAGGGCGATCAGACCTGGGACAACATCGAGGCGTACGTGATGTACGTGGCGCCGCATCTGCTCGAGCGTCTGCACCACTGGCAGCCGGAGGACCACGACGGCGAAGACCTGTACGCGACCCACCGGATCGACGAACAGCTGCACAAGGCCCTCGACCGCAAGGTGTACCTGCCCTCGGGCGGTTCGCTCGTGATCGATCGCACGGAGGCCATGACGGTCGTCGATGTGAACACGGGCAAGTTCACCGGCTCGGGCGGCAACCTCGAGGAGACCGTCACCAAGAACAACCTCGAAGCCGCGGAGGAGATCGTCCGTCAGCTGCGGCTGCGGGACATCGGCGGCATCATCGTCATCGACTTCATCGACATGGTGCTCGAGTCCAACCGCGACCTCGTGCTGCGCCGCATGCTGGAGTGCCTCGGTCGTGACCGGACCAAGCACCAGGTCGCCGAAGTGACCAGCTTGGGCCTGGTGCAGATGACCCGAAAGCGCATGGGCACCGGTCTCGTCGAGGTGTTCTCGGAGCCGTGCGAGCACTGCGGCGGACGCGGGCTGCTGATCCATGATGAGCCGATCGACCGGCATCGCGGCCATGGCCACCACGACGGAAAGCACGAGTCCGACGGGCGTCGCCGTCGTCGTCGCAAGGGTGCGGCAGGCGAGAGTTCCGATGCGGAGAAGACGGTGGACCGGCCGGACAGCGAGGAGGAGAAGCTGCGCCGTCAGCGGGCCGAGGCCGCGCGCGCCGCGTTGAAGTCCATCGCGAAGGCCTCCGGCAAGGTCGCCGACGACGCCGAGGCGTCCACGACGAATGACAGCCGTGCCGATCGCGGGGACGGTTCGCAGGGCGACGCTCAGCACGCCGAGGCATCGGGGGAGCCGGGCGCGGAAGAGCGCGGCGGCCCAGACGCGAGGCAGGAGGGCACGGACGACGAGAGCCCGCGGGCTGGTCGTCGCAAGCGCCGCGGACGCCGGCGCGGTCGTCGGCGCGAGCGCGTCGACGGCGCCGTCGAGGCTCGGGGTGCTGCGGACGCCGTGCATGCGGCGACTCAGGACCACGAGGATCACGAGGATCCGGCCCCCGCGGTCATCACCTTCGACGGCGAGCCGGTCGCCGTGCCGCGTCGCCGATCGCGGCGACGCGCCGAGTCCTCGGGTGCCGTCGCCGCGGCGCAGGACGCCGCGGTGCAGGAGGGCACGGTTCAGGGCGTTGCGTCGGTGCGTGCCGATCTGCAGGGGCAGGACGAGCGGGGACGCTCCGGCAGCGGCGAGGATGGGTCGTCCGGTGAACGGACCTCTCGCGGCGATCGTTCGCCCGCGACGCAGGAGCCGGTCGAGGCTGAGGCGCAGGCCCAGATGCGGGCACGCTTGAACGAGCTCGAGCAGGCCATCGAGAAGCAGAGCTCGCGTCGTCGCGGCCGCCGCGCCGCCTCGTCTGCGGGCGCCGGGGGTGAGATCCGTCGGGAGGAGGCGGCCGCGGCCTCCGGCACCAGCTTCACCGCCACGGCGTCTGCGGGGGCAGACCGACGTCCCGAGCCGGACGCCTCGGCGGCGCCGGTGATGCTGGGCGTCGGTGTTAAGGCCGAGGACATCGTCCGTCACGACTGAGGGGCGCCCGCGTCCTCGAGTCCGGGCCGGTTGGTCGTCGCCACGCCGTGGTGAAGACCATTTGGCCCGGTACACGCGATGGGCGTATGATGGTTACTCGGTGTTCACCGCCAGCAGGCTCCCGCATGTCCGCTCGCAGTCGCCCGTCCGGCGCAGTCGTGGGGCGGACCGTCGGATCCCGACGCGTCACGCGGTCGAGGTGCAGGCGAGAACACATTCCAATCCATGAAACGTCGAGAGAAGTGAGTCCCAAGTGGTGTACGCGATTGTCCGCGCTGGCGGCCGCCAGGAGAAGGTTTCCGTCGGGGACCTCGTTACCCTTGACCGCGTTCCCGCTGAGACCGGTGGCTCTGTCGAGCTGCCCGCTCTGATGCTGGTGGACGGGGACAAGGTCAAGGCTGGCGCCGATGCCGCCGGTGTGAAGGTGACCGCCGAGGTCGTCTCGCACTCGCGTGGCAAGAAGATCGTCATCCAGAAGTACAAGAACAAGACCGGCTACATCCGGCGCCAGGGCCACCGCTCTGAGCTGTCCACGGTCAAGATCACGGAGATCGCCTGATCGCTGTCCTCGGGACAGCCCGGCATCCACGCATCCGAGAGGTATAGGTAACAGCTAATGGCACATAAGAAGGCCGGCAGTTCCTCCAAGAACGGCCGCGACTCGAACCCGCAGTACCTGGGCGTCAAGCGTTACGGCGGCCAGACCGTCTCGGCCGGCGAGATTCTCGTCCGCCAGCGCGGCACCAAGTTCCACCCGGGTCACCACGTGGGCCGCGGCAAGGACGACACCCTGTTCGCCCTCTCCGCAGGCTCCGTGGCTTTCGGCGAGCGCCGTGGCCGCAAGGTCGTGGACATCGTCCCGGCCGCTGAGTGACCGTATTCTTCCTTCGGTGACAGCTCGCTCGTGGCCGACGCCGCATTGGAGCTGAACCGGCGCCCCGGCGGGGGCGGACGACGGGCAGCCTGCCTAGCAGGGGTCCGAGGCGTCCGCCCCCGCCGTCGGCGTATCCGGGGCCATGGCGCTCCCTCCGCCACCTCACCGCTGCGCACGACATCCACCTGACCCGATTCCTGGAGGTCT
Proteins encoded in this region:
- a CDS encoding vitamin K epoxide reductase family protein; this encodes MTSSAPAASPGASVRRVPYAALLLVSSLISIAATFAIIVERAILSEDPSHRTSCDFNPWMSCGRVMQSWQAQTFGFPNTYIGVVAFSILICVAMSLFAGARFARWYWLTMNAVMVLGLAFCAWLYYAAVYQITTLCLYCMIVWAMVILQLFLTTSRNLQHGVLPASPRVRTLVRDLTWPAIVLAWAIVFVSLLLRFGPGMLGL
- a CDS encoding Rne/Rng family ribonuclease, translating into MCPPRGRRTPPGLRQEPGRGQRASHVRTDPDVGRRRVWRRPSAGGAAMAAENSNDPAVAVDPTDPFAVPESIMETLAVPAERSSASGQEADEHTDTADGDGDEDNGDSAGRGRRRRRGRGRGRSSRGARRGEDQGEDDGDEDVAPSERDDAEEDTAEQGEDASGDTVRRRRRRRRRGSEDMDLVGGDEGDPEDTVTRVRSRRQKQSGPATVQGVKGSTRLEAKRQRRRESRAGGRRRHVITEAEFLARRESVDRKMLVRQRDKRIQIAVLEDGVLAEHFVSHTTQDSLIGNVYLGKVQNVLPSMEAAFVDIGRGRNAVLYAGEVDWDAAKLEGKPKKIENALKSGDSVLVQVTKDPVGHKGARLTSQISLPGRYLVYVPGGSMTGISRKLPDVERSRLKKVLKDHLPQDAGVIVRTAAEGTSEQELMNDINRLRVQWEGIQEKAHSTTVLAPELLYAEPDLTIKTVRDVFNEDFSAMLVQGDQTWDNIEAYVMYVAPHLLERLHHWQPEDHDGEDLYATHRIDEQLHKALDRKVYLPSGGSLVIDRTEAMTVVDVNTGKFTGSGGNLEETVTKNNLEAAEEIVRQLRLRDIGGIIVIDFIDMVLESNRDLVLRRMLECLGRDRTKHQVAEVTSLGLVQMTRKRMGTGLVEVFSEPCEHCGGRGLLIHDEPIDRHRGHGHHDGKHESDGRRRRRRKGAAGESSDAEKTVDRPDSEEEKLRRQRAEAARAALKSIAKASGKVADDAEASTTNDSRADRGDGSQGDAQHAEASGEPGAEERGGPDARQEGTDDESPRAGRRKRRGRRRGRRRERVDGAVEARGAADAVHAATQDHEDHEDPAPAVITFDGEPVAVPRRRSRRRAESSGAVAAAQDAAVQEGTVQGVASVRADLQGQDERGRSGSGEDGSSGERTSRGDRSPATQEPVEAEAQAQMRARLNELEQAIEKQSSRRRGRRAASSAGAGGEIRREEAAAASGTSFTATASAGADRRPEPDASAAPVMLGVGVKAEDIVRHD
- the rplU gene encoding 50S ribosomal protein L21, with the translated sequence MVYAIVRAGGRQEKVSVGDLVTLDRVPAETGGSVELPALMLVDGDKVKAGADAAGVKVTAEVVSHSRGKKIVIQKYKNKTGYIRRQGHRSELSTVKITEIA
- the rpmA gene encoding 50S ribosomal protein L27, producing MAHKKAGSSSKNGRDSNPQYLGVKRYGGQTVSAGEILVRQRGTKFHPGHHVGRGKDDTLFALSAGSVAFGERRGRKVVDIVPAAE